One segment of Nitrososphaerota archaeon DNA contains the following:
- the ilvC gene encoding ketol-acid reductoisomerase — protein MAKIWYDKDVSIDPIKSELIAVIGYGSQGSAQACNLKDSGLNVIVGLREGGISWARAVKDGHTVVEVKKAVQQADIIHILVPDMVQPTLYEKEIAPYLREEQALSFSHGASIHWGWIRPPSWVDVIMLAPKSPGQRVRELYLEGFGTPALVAVHQDHSKRAWSRVLGLAKGVGCTRAGVIKTTFKEEVETDWFGEQVDLCGGVDRLIRTAFEVLVENGYQPEVAYFECLHELKLIVDLIQRYGISGMYKRVSETARYGGLTRGGLVLDQQTKQKMQSVLDDIRCGKFADEWHSAYAKEGPASFNKYLSELEKHPIERVGLKLRRMMWPEGEIS, from the coding sequence ATGGCTAAGATATGGTATGATAAAGATGTTTCAATAGATCCTATTAAGAGCGAACTTATCGCTGTTATCGGCTACGGTAGCCAGGGCTCAGCCCAGGCGTGCAACCTAAAAGATTCTGGGTTAAATGTTATAGTGGGGCTGAGAGAAGGAGGCATAAGCTGGGCTAGGGCGGTAAAAGATGGGCATACAGTCGTTGAAGTTAAGAAGGCGGTGCAGCAAGCGGATATAATCCACATACTCGTCCCAGATATGGTCCAGCCGACACTTTACGAGAAAGAGATAGCCCCTTATTTAAGAGAGGAACAGGCGCTCAGCTTCTCCCACGGCGCCTCTATACACTGGGGTTGGATCAGACCGCCGAGCTGGGTTGATGTGATAATGTTAGCACCCAAGTCCCCTGGTCAAAGAGTCAGAGAGCTCTACTTAGAGGGCTTCGGCACACCAGCCTTGGTTGCCGTCCACCAAGACCATTCTAAGAGGGCTTGGTCTAGGGTTCTTGGTCTAGCAAAGGGTGTTGGATGCACACGTGCCGGTGTAATAAAGACCACATTCAAAGAGGAGGTTGAAACCGACTGGTTCGGTGAGCAAGTCGATCTATGTGGCGGTGTTGATAGACTTATCAGAACCGCTTTTGAGGTCTTGGTGGAGAATGGCTATCAGCCTGAAGTTGCTTACTTCGAATGTCTGCACGAGTTGAAGCTGATTGTAGATCTTATTCAGAGGTATGGGATAAGTGGTATGTATAAGAGGGTTAGCGAGACCGCGCGGTACGGTGGCTTAACGAGAGGGGGTTTGGTGTTGGATCAGCAGACGAAGCAGAAGATGCAGAGCGTGCTAGATGATATCCGCTGCGGTAAATTCGCTGATGAGTGGCATAGTGCTTACGCTAAAGAGGGGCCAGCATCATTCAACAAGTATCTTAGTGAGTTGGAAAAGCATCCTATAGAGCGAGTTGGGCTTAAGCTGAGAAGAATGATGTGGCCCGAAGGAGAAATCAGCTGA